A single region of the Triticum dicoccoides isolate Atlit2015 ecotype Zavitan chromosome 2B, WEW_v2.0, whole genome shotgun sequence genome encodes:
- the LOC119364913 gene encoding syntaxin-81-like translates to MSRVRDRTEDFKESVRVAALSHGYTESQLAALMSSFIIRKPSSKSPFTNAAIKTLESIRELEKFIVKHRRDYVDMHRTTEQERDNIEHEVGIFVKACKEQIDILKNRILEDERNRRANTWLGTRDETSRLDLIAHQHGVVLILSERLHSVTAQFDRLRSLRFQEAINRVMPRKKIKKKPEIKPTEPSKSNLVLKSDVSKVEDREVSTAPLRVQEQLLDDETRALQMELTNLLDTVQETETKMIEMSALNHLMSTHVLQQAQQIQYLYDQAVEATNNVERGNKELSQAIQRNSSSRTFLLLFFFVLTFSVLFLDWYKN, encoded by the exons ATGTCGAGGGTCCGGGACAGGACGGAGGACTTCAAGGAGTCCGTCCGCGTCGCCGCGCTCTCCCATGGCTACACGGAG TCGCAATTGGCCGCGCTCATGTCGTCTTTCATCATCCGGAAGCCGTCATCCAAATCTCCGTttacaaatgcagcaatcaagacG CTTGAGAGCATCAGGGAGCTCGAGAAGTTTATAGTGAAGCACAGGAGGGACTATGTGGACATGCATCGCACCACGGAGCAAGAGAGGGACAACATTGAGCATGAA GTTGGTATTTTTGTAAAAGCATGCAAGGAACAGATAGATATCCTAAAGAACAGGATCCTTGAAGATGAGAGGAATAGAAGAGCCAACACATGGCTTGGCACAAGAGATGAGACTTCCCGGTTGGACCTGATAGCTCACCAGCATGGTGTG GTTTTGATTTTGAGCGAGCGTCTCCACTCAGTAACTGCACAATTTGATCGCCTTAGGTCCCTGCGCTTTCAAGAAGCTATTAATAGGGTGATGCCAagaaagaagatcaagaagaagccagaaataaaacCTACTGAACCATCCAAGTCAAACCTTGTATTGAAATCTGATGTCTCGAAGGTTGAAGATCGGGAGGTATCAACTGCGCCCTTAAGAGTTCAAGAACAGCTCTTGGACGATGAAACACGAGCTCTCCAG ATGGAGTTGACCAATCTTCTTGATACTGTCCAAGAAACGGAGACAAAGATGATAGAGATGTCAGCACTTAATCATCTTATGTCAACACATGTTCTACAGCAAGCTCAGCAGATTCAATATTTATACGACCAG GCAGTGGAAGCAACGAACAACGTGGAGCGTGGGAACAAGGAGCTATCCCAGGCGATCCAGCGGAACAGCAGCAGTAGAACCTTTCTCCTGCTTTTCTTCTTTGTTCTTACTTTCTCTGTTCTGTTTCTTGACTGGTACAAAAACTGA
- the LOC119364912 gene encoding RNA-binding protein 25-like produces the protein MAKDENGSAPDGAGKEEGEAAAAAARSRSRSKSLEAAEEEEGRSKGRRHRGHHGKSNRRGEEEESESSDEDSGERRKRRRKEKERRRRRRRRSRSESSGSESESESESSYSGSSAESESESESEEERRRRRRRRRKEKEEEERRRRRKEKEKRKRKEKEREKDKKKKKRKDEKKDLGKKAAVTNSWGKYGIIREVDMWNKRPEFTAWLLEVKQVNLEALANWEEKQMFKEFMEDHNTATFPSKKYYDLDAYHQRMMEKEKRNGLKNAGSVAVRTVFNDEEVRRLELLQERERRKEEEVTALKRSMQTGMAQAMKQQSLLREEMMLQYKLGNFEAAAAIQKRLDPDAPPQ, from the exons ATGGCCAAGGACGAGAACGGCTCGGCCCCGGATGGTGCCGGCaaggaggagggcgaggcggcggcggcggcggcgcgcagccgcagccgcagcaAATCCCTAGAAgccgccgaggaggaggaggggcgttCGAAGGGGAGGCGACACCGGGGCCACCATGGCAAGTCAAATAGgcgtggcgaggaggaggagagcgagagcTCCGACGAGGACTCGGGGGAGCGGCGTAAGCggcggaggaaggagaaggagcggcggcggcggcggaggaggaggagccgcagcGAGAGCTCGGGGTCGGAGTCGGAGTCAGAGTCTGAGTCGTCCTACTCGGGCTCCAGCGCGGAGTCTGAAAGCGAGTCGGAGTCGGAGGAGgagaggcgaaggaggcggcggaggaggaggaaggagaaggaagaggaggagaggaggaggaggaggaaggagaaggagaagaggaagaggaaggagaaggagagggaaaaggataagaagaagaagaagcggaaggATGAGAAGAAGGATTTGGGGAAGAAGGCTGCAGTGACCAACTCGTGGGGCAAGTATGGCATCATCCGTGAGGTCGATATGTG GAACAAGCGACCAGAGTTCACCGCATGGTTATTAGAAGTCAAGCAG GTTAATTTGGAGGCACTGGCTAATTGGGAAGAAAAACAAATGTTCAAGGA ATTCATGGAAGACCACAACACAGCTACGTTTCCATCAAAAAA ATATTATGACTTGGATGCTTACCATCAACGGATGATggagaaagagaaaaggaatggtTTAAAGAATGCGGGTTCGGTAGCAGTCCGTACAGTATTTAATGATGAGGAAGTGCGACG GTTAGAACTGTTGCAAGAACGTGAACGCCGGAAGGAGGAAGAAGTGACAGCTCTAAAACGCTCCATGCAAACTGGAATG GCTCAAGCGATGAAGCAGCAGTCCCTTCTACGCGAGGAAatgatgttacagtacaagttgggCAATTTCGAG GCCGCAGCTGCAATCCAGAAAAGGTTGGATCCTGATGCGCCCCCTCAATAG
- the LOC119364916 gene encoding uncharacterized protein LOC119364916, whose protein sequence is MGGFQRQVKERTMEVKVAVLKGVRVVGDFGKKTWNKVKAIKR, encoded by the coding sequence ATGGGAGGGTTCCAGCGGCAGGTGAAGGAGCGGACCATGGAGGTGAAGGTGGCGGTGCTCAAGGGCGTCAGGGTCGTCGGCGACTTCGGCAAGAAGACGTGGAACAAGGTCAAGGCCATCAAGCGCTGA